The following proteins come from a genomic window of Galactobacillus timonensis:
- a CDS encoding AAA family ATPase: protein MNRSATEPVSLFKASYHCVRSNSKEIYRGFGFHHLSDATQYYVHPNNQSFKGTTSLCQPIGESVILFTSMMQAAAVGNPFGDYWYDENRSLFRLQFLVPQDYHDNDVIDHSVAFYRAQFKDHNVTVAAYDINGRWIEGDITHLDEQYKMLPMFMVLLAAEMETNTDFRSLMDNFAENPEADTFVNIHEDFYQNHKNEQYEIACMDLADFDTEGLHSYVAGTAVIRQNRNEAKKEEDRTRIITFPSDAFSEEQKSLIPHLGSEFVLPGNLASVCSAVASGDMLAVLLHGPAGTGKTISCKLICQTIGLPIVDTINCTENLDEFVLGKYIPQDDRIIFRESYVTKAIREGGAVVFEEINFAKPQHLAFLNSLLDDNGFVRLDNGETVRRHRNFRFFATMNAGYFGTKELNQALYNRFNGIIEVAELSDEAIHRMLVTRVPECEPVVNKMISVYHKLKKKIEKEELDVVISPRNLENWARLATYDGYIRAAEDTLIPIAKCDRNLEDTIRGILMLYKWD, encoded by the coding sequence ATGAACAGAAGTGCGACGGAACCCGTCTCTTTGTTCAAGGCATCGTATCATTGTGTCCGCAGTAATTCGAAGGAAATATACAGGGGCTTCGGATTTCATCATCTTTCGGATGCGACGCAGTATTACGTTCATCCCAACAACCAGTCGTTTAAGGGTACGACATCGCTGTGCCAGCCGATCGGTGAATCTGTCATTCTCTTTACATCAATGATGCAGGCGGCGGCCGTGGGAAATCCCTTTGGAGATTACTGGTATGACGAAAACAGAAGTCTCTTCCGCCTGCAGTTCCTTGTTCCGCAGGACTATCACGACAATGATGTGATTGATCATTCCGTTGCCTTCTACCGGGCCCAGTTCAAGGATCATAATGTGACGGTCGCTGCCTATGACATCAACGGCCGCTGGATCGAAGGCGATATTACCCATTTGGATGAGCAGTACAAAATGCTGCCGATGTTCATGGTACTGCTGGCGGCGGAAATGGAGACCAACACCGACTTCCGTTCACTGATGGATAATTTTGCCGAAAATCCGGAGGCCGATACCTTTGTCAATATCCATGAAGACTTCTACCAGAACCATAAGAATGAGCAGTATGAAATTGCCTGTATGGATCTGGCCGACTTCGATACCGAAGGTCTCCATTCCTATGTCGCCGGCACGGCAGTCATCCGTCAGAATCGGAATGAGGCAAAGAAGGAGGAAGATCGGACAAGGATCATCACCTTCCCGTCCGATGCCTTCTCTGAGGAACAGAAGAGTCTGATCCCGCATCTTGGCAGTGAGTTCGTTCTTCCTGGCAATCTTGCCAGCGTCTGCAGCGCCGTCGCTTCCGGCGACATGCTCGCAGTGCTGCTGCACGGGCCGGCCGGTACGGGCAAGACGATCTCATGCAAGCTGATATGTCAGACGATCGGTCTGCCGATCGTGGATACGATCAACTGTACCGAGAATCTGGATGAATTCGTTCTGGGCAAATATATTCCGCAGGATGATCGCATCATCTTCAGGGAAAGCTATGTGACGAAGGCGATCCGCGAAGGCGGAGCCGTTGTCTTTGAGGAGATCAACTTCGCGAAGCCCCAGCATCTTGCCTTTCTCAATTCTCTGCTCGATGACAATGGTTTTGTGCGCCTGGATAATGGTGAAACGGTTCGACGCCATCGCAACTTCCGCTTTTTTGCGACGATGAACGCCGGCTACTTCGGCACGAAGGAACTGAACCAGGCGCTCTACAACCGTTTCAACGGCATCATCGAGGTGGCAGAGCTGAGTGATGAAGCGATCCACCGGATGCTCGTGACGCGGGTACCGGAATGTGAACCTGTTGTAAACAAGATGATCAGCGTCTACCACAAGCTCAAGAAGAAGATTGAAAAGGAAGAACTCGATGTCGTCATTTCGCCGCGTAATCTGGAAAACTGGGCACGGCTCGCCACGTATGACGGCTATATCAGGGCGGCGGAAGATACGCTGATTCCGATTGCCAAGTGTGACAGAAATCTGGAAGATACAATTCGCGGCATCCTGATGCTTTATAAATGGGATTGA
- a CDS encoding ribose-phosphate pyrophosphokinase translates to MVKETVLFALTSSTDLAASIAKKLGLTLGRIKVEHFADGEIMVTPQETVRGRSVFIIQSTCPPVTEHLMEVLVCIDALKRASAGEINVIMPYYGYARQDRKADAHQPITAKLVANLLQIAGADRVVTVDLHAAQIQGYFDIPIDDLTAVPILSRYMLDKKIPLDDLVVVSPDHGGVVRARRMATIMHNAPIAIIDKRRPRPNEVEANSVIGDVKGKNCIIVDDICDTAGSLCAASRILKDFGAKDIYVGITHGVFSRDALQKIEASPIKEIAITDTIPLSEEKKKLTTKVTVLSMADVLAETIDAIQNHTSVSRVYDRYDDPTPDESPVK, encoded by the coding sequence ATGGTTAAGGAAACAGTCCTCTTCGCTCTCACCAGCTCTACGGATCTTGCGGCAAGCATTGCCAAGAAACTGGGTCTGACGCTGGGCCGCATCAAGGTAGAACACTTCGCAGACGGCGAAATCATGGTTACGCCGCAGGAGACGGTGCGTGGCCGTTCGGTCTTCATTATTCAGAGTACATGCCCGCCTGTGACCGAGCATCTGATGGAAGTCCTTGTCTGCATCGATGCGCTGAAGCGTGCAAGTGCCGGTGAAATCAACGTCATCATGCCATACTACGGATATGCGCGTCAGGATCGTAAGGCGGATGCGCATCAGCCGATTACGGCGAAGCTGGTTGCGAATCTTCTGCAGATTGCGGGTGCGGACCGCGTTGTGACGGTCGATCTGCATGCGGCACAGATTCAGGGCTACTTCGATATTCCGATCGATGATCTGACGGCAGTTCCCATTCTGAGCCGTTATATGCTGGACAAGAAGATTCCGCTGGACGATCTCGTTGTCGTTTCGCCGGATCATGGTGGAGTTGTCCGTGCACGCCGCATGGCTACGATCATGCACAATGCGCCGATTGCGATCATTGATAAGCGCCGTCCGCGTCCGAATGAAGTGGAAGCCAACAGCGTCATCGGTGATGTGAAGGGCAAGAACTGTATCATCGTGGATGATATCTGTGATACGGCCGGTTCGCTTTGCGCAGCTTCACGTATTTTGAAGGACTTCGGCGCGAAGGATATCTATGTCGGTATTACGCACGGTGTCTTCTCGCGTGATGCGCTGCAGAAGATTGAGGCGTCGCCGATCAAGGAGATTGCGATCACCGATACGATCCCGCTGTCAGAAGAAAAGAAGAAGCTGACGACGAAGGTGACGGTGCTCTCGATGGCCGATGTTCTGGCGGAGACGATCGATGCGATTCAGAATCACACATCCGTATCCCGTGTCTATGACCGCTATGATGATCCGACACCGGATGAGTCGCCCGTCAAGTAA
- a CDS encoding bifunctional UDP-N-acetylglucosamine diphosphorylase/glucosamine-1-phosphate N-acetyltransferase GlmU, producing MRTFYNGCCLTDGEKQDMKNAIVMAAGKGTRMKSDTPKVLHQILGVPMAELIVHSLREAGADRIVTVTGYRHEEVEKALAGQCEFALQEPQLGTGHAVMQARQLAEERGVTLVINGDAPTIQPETLQRLFESIADADMSVLTVKLDDAGSYGRIVRGANGEVERIVEAKDATPEEKKINEINTGIYAFNNEKLFAGLKELRNDNAQKEYYITDLVAIFREHGWKVKAVTAGNREEVEGVNDNVELARASKWLQHRINEKWMKAGVTMIDPDTTYIGPYVTFGHDVVIHPCTEIYGSTYIGNHVTILGGSTIVDTNIEDNTTFAQKLGGKSNG from the coding sequence ATGAGAACCTTCTATAATGGTTGTTGTCTTACGGATGGTGAAAAACAGGATATGAAGAATGCGATTGTTATGGCGGCCGGCAAGGGGACGCGGATGAAGTCCGATACCCCGAAGGTGCTGCATCAGATTCTCGGAGTTCCGATGGCGGAGCTCATTGTTCATTCGCTTCGTGAAGCCGGAGCAGACCGGATTGTGACGGTCACGGGCTACCGGCACGAGGAAGTGGAAAAGGCGCTGGCGGGACAGTGTGAATTTGCCCTGCAGGAGCCGCAGCTTGGAACAGGGCATGCCGTCATGCAGGCACGCCAGCTGGCGGAGGAACGCGGAGTGACTCTTGTGATCAACGGCGATGCGCCGACGATTCAGCCGGAAACGCTGCAAAGGCTCTTTGAGTCGATTGCGGATGCGGATATGTCCGTGCTGACAGTGAAGCTGGACGATGCGGGCAGCTACGGGCGCATTGTGCGCGGAGCCAACGGAGAAGTGGAACGGATCGTCGAAGCAAAGGATGCGACGCCGGAAGAAAAGAAGATCAATGAGATCAATACCGGCATCTATGCCTTTAACAACGAGAAGCTCTTCGCAGGATTAAAGGAGCTGCGCAATGACAATGCCCAGAAGGAATATTACATTACGGACCTTGTCGCGATCTTCCGCGAACACGGCTGGAAGGTGAAGGCCGTAACGGCAGGCAACCGCGAAGAGGTGGAAGGGGTCAATGACAACGTGGAACTGGCCCGTGCCTCCAAATGGCTGCAGCACAGAATCAATGAAAAATGGATGAAGGCAGGCGTAACGATGATCGATCCGGATACGACCTACATTGGTCCGTATGTGACATTTGGACATGATGTTGTAATTCATCCCTGCACTGAAATCTACGGGAGCACCTATATAGGAAATCATGTTACAATTCTAGGCGGTTCAACGATCGTTGATACCAACATTGAAGATAACACGACCTTTGCACAAAAACTCGGGGGTAAGTCAAATGGTTAA
- the bcp gene encoding thioredoxin-dependent thiol peroxidase, giving the protein MLNPGTEAPDFTLNDQNGTPRSLHEFRGKKVVLYFYPKDMTSGCTKQACGFAELYPHFQEKDAVVIGVSKDSVASHRKFTDKYGLPFILLADPDTTVLQQYGVWQEKQMYGRSYMGVVRTTYLIDENGVIVKVMAKVNASSNPADMLALL; this is encoded by the coding sequence ATGCTCAATCCAGGTACCGAAGCACCCGATTTCACCCTCAACGACCAGAACGGAACACCGCGTTCCCTCCACGAATTCCGCGGAAAGAAAGTCGTTCTCTACTTCTATCCCAAGGATATGACATCCGGCTGCACCAAGCAGGCATGCGGCTTTGCCGAACTGTATCCCCACTTTCAGGAAAAGGATGCCGTCGTCATCGGCGTCAGTAAAGATTCTGTCGCCTCGCACCGCAAGTTTACGGACAAGTACGGACTTCCGTTCATTCTGCTGGCGGATCCCGACACCACTGTTCTGCAGCAGTACGGCGTCTGGCAGGAAAAACAAATGTACGGACGCAGCTATATGGGCGTCGTACGTACGACCTATCTTATTGATGAAAACGGCGTCATTGTAAAGGTGATGGCAAAGGTCAATGCCTCGAGCAATCCGGCCGACATGCTCGCATTGCTATGA
- the yaaA gene encoding peroxide stress protein YaaA, with the protein MKVIISPAKKMKIEEDIEWKTVPVFLSDAQKLQNTINDLSSSEKKAMWNCSDAIAKDSERIFAHMDLNAGQTPALFSYNGIQYQNMAPEAFTTDELDWLQDHLRILSGFYGVLKPFDGIVPYRLEMQAKLNIDGHTSLYHFWGRKLYQEVMDDSHVLINLASKEYSDAITPYIDQTNGDRLINIIFGVQHDQKITMPSVYAKMARGRFVRWMAENQIEDISDFAKFNDGYTFSPDHSDEMTLVFLQ; encoded by the coding sequence ATGAAGGTGATCATTTCCCCCGCCAAGAAGATGAAGATCGAGGAAGACATCGAATGGAAAACCGTCCCTGTCTTCCTTTCTGATGCCCAAAAGCTCCAGAACACAATCAACGACCTCTCCAGCAGTGAAAAGAAAGCGATGTGGAACTGCAGCGACGCCATTGCCAAAGACAGTGAGCGGATCTTTGCGCACATGGATCTGAATGCAGGTCAAACACCAGCCTTATTTTCCTATAACGGCATCCAGTATCAGAACATGGCGCCGGAAGCCTTTACTACGGATGAACTGGACTGGCTCCAGGATCATCTGCGCATTCTCTCGGGATTCTATGGGGTACTGAAGCCGTTCGATGGCATCGTACCCTACCGCCTCGAGATGCAGGCAAAGCTGAACATTGACGGACACACCAGTCTCTACCACTTCTGGGGAAGAAAACTGTACCAGGAAGTGATGGACGACAGCCACGTCCTGATCAATCTTGCCTCGAAGGAGTACAGCGACGCCATCACACCATACATTGATCAGACAAATGGCGATCGCCTCATCAACATCATCTTCGGCGTCCAACATGATCAAAAAATTACGATGCCGAGTGTCTATGCCAAAATGGCAAGGGGAAGATTTGTCCGCTGGATGGCAGAGAATCAGATTGAAGATATCAGCGACTTTGCTAAGTTCAATGACGGTTATACCTTCAGCCCGGACCACTCAGATGAAATGACACTCGTATTTCTGCAGTAG
- a CDS encoding transposase, translated as MHIPHYRTKGGKYLLVLSTNAINIRNGNLIVPMSRTFSKQHPDLDSIRIPVPERISGRHIAEVRIVPVLNGKALKIQYCYEQEEEPQNLNADNVLAIDVGLDNLASCVTTTGTSFIVDGRKLKSMNQWYNKQIAHYASIKDHQNIKGFTARMSRITDKRNRQVTDYMHKAARHVVDY; from the coding sequence GTGCACATTCCGCACTACCGCACGAAAGGCGGAAAGTATCTGCTGGTGTTGTCAACGAATGCGATCAACATCAGAAACGGCAATCTGATCGTTCCGATGAGTCGTACGTTTTCAAAGCAGCATCCGGATCTGGATTCCATACGCATTCCGGTACCTGAAAGAATTTCAGGCAGGCACATCGCTGAAGTACGCATCGTGCCCGTTCTGAACGGCAAGGCACTGAAGATTCAGTACTGCTACGAGCAGGAAGAGGAGCCGCAGAATCTGAATGCGGACAATGTATTAGCCATTGATGTCGGTCTCGATAATCTTGCGTCATGTGTAACAACCACGGGGACGTCCTTCATCGTTGACGGACGTAAGCTCAAATCAATGAACCAGTGGTACAACAAGCAGATTGCACACTACGCATCGATCAAAGACCATCAGAACATCAAAGGCTTTACAGCCCGTATGAGCCGCATCACAGACAAGCGTAACCGGCAGGTGACAGACTACATGCACAAGGCTGCACGCCATGTCGTTGATTATTGA